One window of Drosophila busckii strain San Diego stock center, stock number 13000-0081.31 chromosome 3L, ASM1175060v1, whole genome shotgun sequence genomic DNA carries:
- the LOC108599836 gene encoding acyl-coenzyme A thioesterase 13 isoform X1, translating to MSGKRGVEMLKQMAEFMSKSKSFDRVVGMVKITNGGDGRCVGEFTVGPEHLNRGGTLHGGLTATILDNVTTYALMSKSSHPGVSSSLNVNYLAAAKPGDVIEVDANTVHAGRKMAYIECVLRNKATGRVIASGGQTKFVDFEKKETSDK from the exons ATGTCGGGCAAACGTGGTGTGGAAATGCTTAAGCAGATGGCAGAGTTTATGTCCAAATCCAAAAGCTTTGACCGCGTCGTTGGAATg GTCAAAATCACAAACGGCGGCGATGGACGTTGTGTGGGTGAATTTACTGTTGGCCCGGAGCACTTAAATAGAGGCGGTACTTTACATGGAGGCTTAACTGCTACCATACTAGACAACGTTACCACATATGCGCTCATGTCCAAGAGCTCACATCCTGGTGTATCGTCCAGCTTGAATGTTAATTACTTGGCTGCAGCCAAACCGGGCGATGTCATTGAAGTTGATGCCAATACAGTGCATGCGGGACGCAAAATGGCTTATATAGAGTGTGTGCTACGAAATAAGGCAACTGGACGTGTTATTGCCTCTGGCgggcaaacaaaatttgtagaTTTTGAAAAGAAAGAGACAAGCGACAAATAA
- the LOC108599837 gene encoding acyl-coenzyme A thioesterase 13 translates to MGTRKKGLEFAKHIKEIITKATGFERHLEKVAITGGGDGVCTAEFTVSKELLNKGGTLHGGYTATLVDMVTTYALMSKPCHPGVSSSINVSYLAAAREGDVIEIAAKLQHGGRKMAYIDCVLKHKASGKMIAKGGQTKYVDFV, encoded by the exons ATGGGGACGCGTAAAAAGGGCTTGGAGTTTGCCAagcatataaaagaaataataactAAGGCTACGGGTTTTGAGCGACATTTGGAAAAG GTGGCAATAACAGGCGGGGGCGATGGCGTTTGCACAGCAGAATTTACAGTGTCGAAGGAACTACTGAATAAAGGCGGCACCTTGCATGGCGGCTATACGGCTACCTTAGTGGACATGGTGACAACTTATGCACTCATGTCCAAGCCATGTCATCCTGGCGTATCCTCCAGCATTAATGTAAGCTACTTGGCAGCGGCCAGGGAGGGGGATGTTattgaaattgcagcaaagctgcagcatgGCGGACGCAAAATGGCGTACATAGATTGTGTGCTGAAGCATAAAGCAAGTGGCAAGATGATAGCCAAAGGTGGACAAACCAAGTATGTGGACTTTGTATGA
- the LOC108599836 gene encoding acyl-coenzyme A thioesterase 13 isoform X2 — protein sequence MADERGLPRLKQIAEYMCKSESFDRVAGMVKITNGGDGRCVGEFTVGPEHLNRGGTLHGGLTATILDNVTTYALMSKSSHPGVSSSLNVNYLAAAKPGDVIEVDANTVHAGRKMAYIECVLRNKATGRVIASGGQTKFVDFEKKETSDK from the exons ATGGCGGATGAACGTGGTTTGCCAAGGCTTAAGCAGATAGCCGAATATATGTGCAAGTCCGAAAGCTTTGATCGCGTCGCAGGAATG GTCAAAATCACAAACGGCGGCGATGGACGTTGTGTGGGTGAATTTACTGTTGGCCCGGAGCACTTAAATAGAGGCGGTACTTTACATGGAGGCTTAACTGCTACCATACTAGACAACGTTACCACATATGCGCTCATGTCCAAGAGCTCACATCCTGGTGTATCGTCCAGCTTGAATGTTAATTACTTGGCTGCAGCCAAACCGGGCGATGTCATTGAAGTTGATGCCAATACAGTGCATGCGGGACGCAAAATGGCTTATATAGAGTGTGTGCTACGAAATAAGGCAACTGGACGTGTTATTGCCTCTGGCgggcaaacaaaatttgtagaTTTTGAAAAGAAAGAGACAAGCGACAAATAA